In one Aromatoleum aromaticum EbN1 genomic region, the following are encoded:
- a CDS encoding ABC transporter permease, whose translation MSLFAATFSEAFSLLATFDDRVAEIVVLSLRVSGGAVLIGMLFGLPLGACLAIGNFPGKHTLSVLMNGLMGAPSVVVGVVVYLLLSRSGPLGDYGLLYTPAAMVFAQSLLVIPLMAAITRQVIEDAWQRYAEELRMMRFSWWQSVTTLLYDCRHSLVVAVLAGLGRAMSEVGAVMIVGGNIDRATRVMTTTIALETSKGDLPLAIALGVVLVVVILALNAFAFAMRGWAMRRYG comes from the coding sequence ATGTCCCTGTTTGCCGCGACTTTCTCCGAAGCGTTTTCACTGCTTGCCACGTTCGACGACCGCGTCGCGGAGATCGTCGTGCTGTCGCTGCGCGTCAGTGGCGGTGCAGTGCTGATCGGCATGCTGTTCGGGTTGCCGCTGGGGGCGTGCCTGGCGATCGGCAATTTCCCCGGCAAGCACACGCTGTCGGTGCTGATGAACGGGTTGATGGGCGCGCCGTCGGTCGTCGTCGGCGTCGTCGTCTATCTGCTGCTGTCGCGCTCCGGCCCGCTCGGCGATTACGGGCTGCTGTACACCCCGGCCGCGATGGTGTTCGCGCAAAGCCTGCTGGTCATTCCGCTGATGGCGGCGATCACGCGCCAGGTCATCGAGGACGCCTGGCAGCGCTATGCCGAGGAATTGCGCATGATGCGGTTCTCGTGGTGGCAGAGCGTGACGACGCTGCTGTACGACTGCCGCCATTCGCTCGTTGTCGCGGTGCTGGCGGGACTGGGACGGGCGATGAGCGAAGTCGGCGCGGTGATGATCGTCGGCGGCAACATCGACCGCGCGACGCGCGTGATGACGACGACGATCGCGCTCGAGACGAGCAAGGGCGACCTGCCGCTCGCGATCGCGCTAGGCGTCGTGCTGGTCGTCGTGATCCTCGCGCTCAACGCGTTCGCGTTCGCGATGCGCGGCTGGGCAATGCGGCGG